From Coriobacteriia bacterium, the proteins below share one genomic window:
- the greA gene encoding transcription elongation factor GreA, which produces METKGIVLTAEGKQKLEDELKWREGEERERITEAIKVARDFGDLSENSEYDDAKDDQAANESRISVLKQQLANCTVVEAPRRSGVITFGHTVTVTDAHNRERTFTLVGTAEADPKEGKISNESPMGKALFGHRKGEEVSFLSPSGKTLKYTIVDVDTK; this is translated from the coding sequence ATGGAGACCAAGGGTATTGTTCTGACCGCAGAGGGCAAGCAGAAGCTCGAGGACGAGCTCAAGTGGCGCGAGGGCGAGGAGCGCGAGCGCATCACCGAGGCGATCAAGGTCGCGCGTGACTTCGGCGACCTGTCCGAGAACTCTGAGTACGACGACGCCAAGGACGACCAGGCGGCAAACGAGTCGCGCATCAGCGTGCTGAAGCAGCAGCTTGCCAACTGCACGGTCGTCGAGGCGCCCCGCCGCAGCGGCGTCATCACGTTCGGCCACACGGTCACCGTCACGGACGCCCACAACCGCGAGCGCACGTTCACGCTCGTCGGCACCGCCGAGGCCGACCCGAAGGAGGGCAAGATCTCCAACGAGTCGCCCATGGGCAAGGCGCTGTTCGGCCACCGTAAGGGCGAGGAGGTCTCGTTCCTCTCGCCGTCGGGCAAGACGCTCAAGTACACGATCGTCGACGTCGACACGAAGTAA
- a CDS encoding 4-(cytidine 5'-diphospho)-2-C-methyl-D-erythritol kinase — protein sequence MTVQLSASPQGRKAHTLAPAKINLLLGVSSERDGRGYHRVTTIMCPLDLSDVVCVEELTHQAQGEEPRIELMCVPDPVGDPRANLAYRAADALTRALGRASLLHIAIEKRIPSQAGLGGGSSDAAATLRCLAALWGLDATDPVVVDVARDLGADVPFFLYGGTCLMGDLGDAFIERLALPRLPIVLVKPPVGVSTPAAYRAFDEFGTPVPTADDLLSLLRPRSDADVSASSIAAACANNLQPAACTVEPLVAGTLAWLDEQPEGLAQPLLCGSGACCALFVPDASAACKVAERASARGLWACATETLPS from the coding sequence ATGACGGTTCAGCTGAGCGCGAGTCCACAGGGCCGAAAGGCGCATACTCTGGCGCCGGCCAAGATCAACTTGCTGTTGGGGGTGTCCTCGGAGCGTGACGGGCGCGGCTACCATCGCGTGACGACGATCATGTGCCCGCTCGACCTGTCGGACGTCGTGTGCGTCGAGGAGCTGACGCACCAGGCGCAGGGGGAGGAGCCTCGTATCGAGCTGATGTGCGTGCCCGACCCAGTGGGCGACCCTCGCGCCAACCTGGCGTATCGCGCGGCTGACGCGCTGACGAGGGCCCTGGGTCGCGCATCCCTCCTGCACATCGCCATCGAGAAGCGCATCCCCTCGCAGGCCGGCCTGGGGGGCGGTTCCTCTGACGCTGCGGCGACGCTGCGATGTCTCGCCGCGCTGTGGGGGCTGGACGCAACCGACCCGGTCGTCGTCGACGTGGCGCGAGATCTTGGCGCCGACGTCCCGTTCTTCCTCTATGGTGGCACGTGCCTGATGGGCGACCTCGGCGACGCGTTCATCGAGCGCTTGGCGCTGCCCCGGCTCCCCATCGTGCTGGTAAAGCCCCCTGTCGGCGTCTCGACGCCGGCCGCTTATCGCGCGTTTGACGAGTTCGGCACGCCCGTGCCCACGGCGGATGACCTGCTGTCGTTGCTCCGCCCCCGCTCGGATGCCGATGTCTCCGCAAGCTCTATCGCCGCCGCATGCGCCAACAACCTGCAGCCGGCCGCCTGCACCGTAGAGCCGCTCGTCGCAGGGACGCTCGCCTGGCTCGACGAGCAGCCCGAGGGCCTCGCTCAGCCCCTGCTGTGCGGCAGCGGGGCTTGCTGCGCCCTGTTCGTGCCCGATGCCTCTGCCGCTTGCAAGGTGGCTGAGCGCGCCTCAGCTCGGGGGCTGTGGGCCTGCGCTACGGAGACGCTGCCCTCGTAG
- the galE gene encoding UDP-glucose 4-epimerase GalE — protein sequence MACDTCSKGCILVTGGAGFIGSHTCVELLNAGYEVVVVDDLSNASEVALKRVERITGKKVRAFYQGDVNDGALLDRIFEEHPITAVIHFAAFKAVGESVHKPIEYYMNNLGGTLQVARAMRDHGVRNIVFSSSATVYGQPDVVPVTEESPLKPATNPYGRTKTMNEQMLRDLFTADDSWNVMLLRYFNPIGAHESGLIGEDPKGIPNNLVPYVAQVAAGKLDHINVFGDDYPTPDGTGVRDYIHVVDLARGHVSALDYMAGKTGVHVFNLGTGHGYSVLDVIHAFERACGKQLPYEIKPRRDGDIAETYCDASKAERLMGWKALYDIDRMCEDSWRWQSSNPNGYVGATE from the coding sequence ATGGCATGTGACACCTGCTCCAAGGGCTGCATTCTCGTCACAGGCGGCGCCGGCTTCATCGGCAGCCATACGTGCGTCGAGCTGCTCAACGCCGGCTACGAGGTCGTTGTCGTCGACGACCTCTCCAACGCCAGCGAGGTGGCGCTCAAGCGCGTCGAGCGCATCACGGGCAAGAAGGTTCGCGCCTTCTACCAGGGCGACGTCAATGACGGGGCCCTCCTTGACCGCATATTCGAGGAGCACCCCATCACGGCCGTTATCCACTTCGCCGCGTTCAAGGCAGTGGGCGAGTCCGTGCACAAGCCCATCGAGTACTACATGAACAACCTCGGCGGCACGCTGCAGGTCGCCCGCGCCATGCGCGACCACGGCGTCCGCAACATCGTGTTCTCGTCGTCGGCCACGGTGTACGGCCAGCCCGACGTCGTGCCCGTGACGGAGGAGTCGCCGCTCAAGCCGGCCACGAATCCTTACGGTCGCACGAAGACGATGAACGAGCAGATGCTGCGCGACCTCTTCACGGCCGACGACAGCTGGAACGTCATGCTGCTGCGCTACTTCAACCCGATCGGCGCGCACGAGAGTGGCCTCATCGGCGAGGACCCCAAGGGTATCCCGAACAACCTCGTGCCCTACGTGGCGCAGGTGGCGGCCGGCAAGCTCGACCACATCAACGTGTTCGGCGACGACTATCCCACGCCGGACGGCACGGGCGTGCGCGACTACATCCACGTCGTCGACCTGGCGCGTGGCCACGTGAGTGCGCTCGACTACATGGCGGGTAAGACGGGCGTCCACGTGTTCAACCTGGGCACGGGCCACGGCTACAGCGTGCTTGACGTCATCCACGCCTTCGAGCGCGCCTGCGGCAAGCAGCTGCCCTACGAGATCAAGCCCCGCCGCGACGGCGACATCGCCGAGACGTACTGCGACGCGAGCAAGGCGGAGCGCCTCATGGGCTGGAAGGCACTCTACGACATCGACCGCATGTGCGAGGACTCCTGGCGCTGGCAGTCGTCCAACCCCAATGGCTACGTCGGCGCGACTGAGTAG
- a CDS encoding Veg family protein, whose protein sequence is MDEEEPTNKVEAIHEKLAAMAGARVRVRANMGRSRVVERDGTVLQTHDSLFILEVDERRGRKARQSYQYVDVLTGAVILSDPKTGNLLFEPEEN, encoded by the coding sequence ATGGACGAAGAAGAGCCGACAAACAAGGTGGAGGCGATTCACGAGAAGCTCGCCGCCATGGCGGGGGCACGAGTCAGGGTGCGCGCTAACATGGGTCGCTCGCGCGTCGTCGAGCGCGACGGCACGGTGCTGCAGACGCACGACTCGCTGTTCATCCTCGAGGTCGACGAGCGCCGTGGGCGCAAGGCGCGCCAGTCCTACCAGTATGTCGACGTGCTGACGGGGGCGGTCATCCTGTCCGACCCCAAGACGGGCAACCTGCTGTTCGAGCCTGAGGAGAACTAG
- the tatA gene encoding twin-arginine translocase TatA/TatE family subunit, whose product MGIIGGIGVPELLIILVVVLLIFGPKNLPKLGASLGKTVKNIRKGMSDEDDNKKIDEVEVVDAEDADVEDEDADVEEEEEAPKKKAAPRKRTTSTTARRAKKADEDADAE is encoded by the coding sequence ATGGGTATCATCGGTGGCATTGGCGTTCCTGAGCTCCTGATCATTCTGGTCGTCGTCCTGCTGATCTTCGGCCCGAAGAACCTGCCGAAGCTCGGCGCTTCGCTCGGCAAGACGGTCAAGAACATCCGCAAGGGCATGAGCGACGAGGACGACAACAAGAAGATCGACGAGGTCGAGGTTGTCGACGCCGAGGATGCCGACGTTGAGGACGAGGACGCCGACGTCGAGGAGGAGGAAGAGGCCCCCAAGAAGAAGGCCGCTCCCCGCAAGCGCACGACGAGCACGACGGCCCGCCGCGCGAAGAAGGCCGACGAGGACGCTGACGCCGAGTAG